In one Brassica oleracea var. oleracea cultivar TO1000 chromosome C9, BOL, whole genome shotgun sequence genomic region, the following are encoded:
- the LOC106314775 gene encoding uncharacterized protein LOC106314775: protein MKLNPTKCSFGVSSSNFLGYIVTHRGIKANPEKIRAIHSIPTPKNVKEVQKLTGRMSTLSRFISILSDKSHAFFGTLKNPKDFQWTEESISEHAVSAVLVREEENKQLPIYYVSKALLDAETRYSHLENLALALIVAACKLRPYFQAHPIVVVTSFPVKLVLHKPEVSGRLAKLAVELGEYDVIFRPATVIKSQVLADFVAEFSPALLPALEQEPDEYPLLVLQWPATLEEPPSEEVSAVEEGETWMTPLIRFLEADTLPEDRSEARKIKKQTARYCISQEKLYRRSFFGPYLRCVTPREAARILVELHEGDCGPHSSGRSLVLRARRAGYYWPTTAADADRPAEHCDQCQRVPHEIVTDSGPKFTNHNFKEFCKDWGIKLPLATPRHPQTNGQAESTNKTVVNMFKNQLEGSHGKWAEELQGVLWAYPTAPKTATGETPYSLVFGSEAIVPTEMHVRTTLSGSTYQEENNELLALSLDLLNEKGEAARLRNWSYKQNVARTYNKKP from the exons ATGAAGCTCAACCCGACGAAATGCTCATTTGGGGTCAGTTCTAGCAATTTCCTTGGGTACATCGTAACCCACCGTGGCATCAAGGCCAACCCTGAGAAAATCAGGGCCATTCATTCAATCCCTACCCCGAAGAACGTCAAGGAGGTTCAGAAGCTAACGGGAAGGATGTCAACCTTGAGCAGATTTATCTCAATACTCTCCGACAAATCTCACGCCTTTTTCGGAACTCTCAAGAATCCGAAGGATTTCCAGTGGACGGAAGAAT CGATCTCCGAACACGCCGTGAGCGCCGTCTTAGTTCGCGAGGAGGAAAACAAGCAACTACCAATCTATTACGTAAGCAAGGCTCTCCTAGACGCGGAGACCCGCTATAGCCACCTAGAAAACCTAGCCTTGGCCCTGATAGTCGCCGCTTGCAAGCTCCGACCCTACTTCCAGGCTCACCCAATCGTGGTTGTTACCTCTTTCCCTGTAAAGTTGGTCCTCCATAAACCAGAAGTCTCCGGACGCCTAGCCAAATTGGCTGTGGAACTAGGAGAGTACGATGTAATATTTCGACCCGCCACGGTTATAAAGTCACAGGTCCTAGCAGACTTCGTGGCTGAATTCTCCCCTGCCTTGCTCCCAGCTCTAGAGCAGGAG CCAGATGAGTATCCCCTGCTCGTGCTTCAATGGCCAGCTACCCTGGAGGAACCCCCATCAGAGGAGGTCTCCGCCGTCGAAGAAGGCGAAACCTGGATGACCCCCTTAATCCGGTTCCTGGAGGCCGACACCCTCCCGGAAGACCGTAGCGAGGCCAGAAAGATCAAGAAGCAAACCGCGAGGTACTGTATCTCCCAGGAGAAGCTGTACCGGAGATCTTTCTTTGGCCCATACCTTAGGTGTGTCACACCCCGAGAGGCCGCTAGAATCCTTGTAGAACTACATGAAGGAGATTGTGGACCCCACTCTAGCGGCAGAAGCCTGGTGCTCAGAGCCAGAAGGGCTGGTTACTACTGGCCCACAACGGCTGCTGACGCCGACAGACCAGCCGAGCACTGCGACCAATGCCAAAG GGTCCCCCATGAGATCGTCACCGACAGTGGACCCAAGTTCACGAACCACAACTTCAAGGAGTTCTGCAAGGACTGGGGCATAAAACTACCTTTAGCCACACCCCGACACCCCCAAACTAATGGACAAGCCGAGTCCACAAACAAAACAGTGGTCAATATGTTTAAAAATCAACTGGAGGGCTCTCACGGGAAATGGGCGGAAGAACTACAAGGAGTCCTCTGGGCCTACCCCACCGCTCCCAAAACAGCAACAGGGGAAACCCCCTACTCGCTAGTCTTCGGCTCTGAGGCCATTGTACCTACAGAGATGCACGTAAGAACAACGCTCTCCGGATCTACCTATCAGGAGGAGAACAACGAGCTGTTGGCGCTAAGCCTCGACCTGCTCAACGAAAAAGGAGAGGCCGCTCGACTAAGAAACTGGTCCTACAAGCAAAACGTCGCTAGGACGTATAACAAGAAA CCTTAG